The Apibacter raozihei genome contains a region encoding:
- a CDS encoding Eco57I restriction-modification methylase domain-containing protein, translated as MGSIQLNKLLTKLGLINVVFFRNKEKDTFDFDFHTDIKNRIKTIQPDAIYVFNKQPFILFFDLTKDNNSIREYEIHKKVWSFDSSPIIFIIKKTDIQIFNALNYIKNENSKSGQLEQLNLTEEERDDKFSFWNLQSGETWKWFQSSYLENKKKKETRKRVNERLFQNIKEVRHFLVDENKPNNLTEEQANSLILRLIFIRYLIDRKITIDENLISGETINDKRKSFSELIKQPKRLNQLFIHLNDKFNGVLFKESDIQLDQSQANFLANVFRGEVEEQGSLFEGYFFEIFDFSIIPVEVISGIYESLINDETRKLDSAVYTPSFLVDYILNDTVEDYLNESQSSECTIFEVAVGSGIFLVQSLRRMIEKEIELNGKNDKEGFSNKIREIAKNNLFGIDINREALKVTCFSIYIALLDYQEPKDVEKYPFPNLLDENLFEANFFDSTHKFNEVIKQNYPKFILGNPPWKSKKSDSKHITWLKQNNKTVGNFEIAQSFLLRTKDFMNYDTKTALIVTSTVFYNVSNTTKKFKKEFLTTYCIEKFFDLSPVRRLIFEQKNSPASIVYYRLSKEKEYFDNIIKHQSVKSNRFLKYFKMLVIEKFDQKEILQKHFIENDWMFKVALYGNTLDFSLLCKILKIGKTKILDLLSIENLHASSGILKGTPKNNYNFLIGLPINENSSIKKYYTNNSITTLTSKDVYLEAGRHIYNFNNNKILFKEQAENESEIVVSFNKNASVYKKGIFGLCSKDDDLLKQLYSFLISNLYEYYIFITSGSWGTSTRPQIRWKEEYLSFPLVEPSKKTKIRLIQLTNQFLDSYIEFYNQFSFGEAERNNLIFNEINSTINKLYEIKEYEKDLIDYVLNVSRYQFQESKQHLFTKKVDSNEEFLEKYANVYIQEFEKIYDDEFIQVEIYPLNHFIALNFVFLDSKPNKSIIYPDKNDETEVLKRLANNLIIEQITNTQDVTKNLFIQKDIKGFESNSFYIIKPNEYKCWHRAMAWYDVAEFKEAIQKAELKRLNSNATND; from the coding sequence TTGGGAAGTATTCAGCTAAATAAGTTATTAACCAAATTAGGCTTAATAAATGTAGTTTTCTTTAGAAATAAAGAAAAAGATACTTTTGATTTTGATTTTCATACAGATATTAAAAATAGAATAAAAACTATTCAACCAGATGCTATTTATGTTTTTAATAAACAGCCCTTTATTTTATTTTTTGATTTAACAAAAGACAATAATTCTATTCGTGAATATGAAATTCACAAAAAGGTTTGGTCTTTTGATAGCTCTCCAATAATTTTTATAATTAAAAAAACTGATATTCAGATATTTAACGCTCTAAACTATATAAAAAATGAAAATAGTAAAAGCGGTCAACTTGAACAATTAAATTTAACAGAAGAAGAAAGAGATGATAAATTTTCATTCTGGAATTTACAAAGTGGAGAAACATGGAAATGGTTTCAGAGTAGCTATTTAGAGAATAAAAAGAAAAAAGAAACTAGAAAAAGGGTTAATGAAAGACTCTTCCAAAATATAAAAGAAGTTAGACATTTTCTTGTAGACGAAAATAAACCAAATAATTTAACCGAAGAACAAGCTAACTCTTTAATATTAAGGTTGATATTTATCCGGTATTTAATTGATAGAAAAATTACAATAGATGAGAATCTTATTTCTGGAGAAACAATCAATGATAAAAGAAAAAGCTTTAGTGAATTAATTAAACAACCTAAACGTCTAAATCAACTTTTTATTCATCTAAATGATAAATTTAATGGTGTTCTATTTAAAGAATCAGACATTCAACTTGATCAATCTCAAGCCAACTTTTTAGCTAATGTTTTTAGGGGTGAAGTAGAAGAACAAGGTTCTTTATTTGAAGGTTACTTTTTTGAAATTTTTGACTTTTCTATAATTCCTGTAGAAGTAATTTCTGGTATATATGAATCTTTAATTAATGATGAAACCAGAAAATTAGATTCAGCAGTATATACACCTTCTTTTTTAGTTGATTATATTTTAAATGATACTGTTGAAGACTATTTAAATGAATCTCAATCTTCTGAATGTACAATTTTTGAAGTGGCTGTCGGTTCAGGGATTTTTCTTGTGCAATCATTACGAAGGATGATTGAAAAAGAGATTGAACTGAATGGGAAAAACGATAAAGAAGGATTCAGTAATAAGATAAGAGAGATTGCTAAAAATAACCTTTTTGGAATTGATATTAATAGAGAGGCTTTAAAAGTAACATGTTTTTCAATTTATATAGCTTTATTAGATTACCAAGAACCCAAAGATGTTGAAAAATATCCTTTTCCTAATCTTTTAGATGAAAACTTATTTGAAGCTAATTTTTTTGATAGTACTCATAAATTTAATGAAGTAATAAAACAAAATTATCCAAAATTTATTTTAGGAAATCCTCCTTGGAAAAGTAAAAAAAGTGATAGTAAACACATAACTTGGTTAAAACAAAATAACAAAACTGTAGGTAATTTTGAAATAGCTCAATCTTTTCTTTTAAGAACAAAAGATTTTATGAATTATGACACAAAAACAGCTCTAATTGTTACAAGTACAGTTTTTTATAATGTATCTAATACAACTAAAAAATTTAAAAAAGAATTTTTAACTACTTACTGCATTGAAAAATTCTTTGATTTATCCCCTGTTAGAAGATTAATTTTTGAACAAAAAAATAGTCCTGCAAGTATTGTTTATTATAGGCTTTCTAAAGAAAAAGAATATTTCGATAATATTATAAAACATCAATCTGTAAAATCTAATCGATTTTTAAAATATTTCAAAATGTTGGTTATTGAAAAGTTTGACCAAAAGGAAATATTACAAAAACATTTTATTGAAAATGATTGGATGTTTAAAGTTGCATTATATGGTAATACACTAGATTTCTCTTTATTATGCAAAATATTGAAAATTGGAAAAACAAAAATTTTAGATTTATTAAGTATTGAAAATTTACATGCTAGTTCAGGCATTCTAAAAGGTACACCAAAAAATAATTATAATTTTTTGATAGGTTTACCAATAAACGAAAATTCTTCGATAAAGAAATACTACACTAATAATAGTATTACTACCTTAACTTCTAAAGATGTTTATTTAGAAGCTGGAAGACATATTTATAATTTTAATAATAATAAAATATTATTTAAAGAACAGGCTGAAAATGAAAGTGAAATAGTTGTTTCATTTAATAAAAATGCTTCTGTTTATAAAAAAGGGATTTTTGGTTTATGCAGTAAAGACGATGATTTATTAAAACAACTCTATTCATTTTTAATTTCCAATTTATATGAATATTACATATTTATTACTTCAGGTTCTTGGGGAACATCAACAAGACCTCAAATAAGATGGAAAGAGGAGTATCTATCGTTCCCTTTAGTTGAACCAAGTAAAAAAACTAAGATTAGACTAATTCAATTAACAAACCAGTTTTTAGATTCATACATAGAATTTTATAATCAATTTAGTTTTGGAGAAGCAGAAAGAAACAACTTAATTTTTAATGAAATTAATTCAACTATTAATAAATTATACGAAATTAAAGAATACGAAAAAGACCTTATTGATTATGTTTTAAATGTATCGAGATACCAATTTCAAGAAAGCAAACAACATTTGTTTACAAAAAAAGTAGATTCTAATGAAGAATTTCTTGAAAAATATGCAAATGTTTATATTCAGGAATTTGAAAAGATTTATGATGATGAATTCATACAAGTTGAGATTTATCCTTTAAATCATTTTATTGCATTAAATTTTGTCTTTTTAGATTCAAAACCTAATAAATCAATCATCTATCCTGATAAAAATGATGAAACAGAGGTCTTGAAAAGACTGGCTAATAACTTGATTATAGAACAAATAACAAATACTCAGGATGTAACAAAAAATTTATTTATACAAAAAGACATTAAAGGATTTGAAAGTAATTCATTCTATATAATAAAACCGAACGAATATAAGTGCTGGCATAGAGCTATGGCATGGTATGACGTTGCTGAATTTAAAGAAGCAATTCAAAAGGCTGAATTAAAACGACTAAATAGTAATGCTACCAATGATTAG
- a CDS encoding helix-turn-helix domain-containing protein has protein sequence MYHFKYPNIDEDKFLAYKKVLGKRLKSIRESKEISLNDLASLCNLEKTAISRIENGRTNITFKTALILCKALDIKLNYFFDI, from the coding sequence ATTTATCATTTTAAATATCCAAACATAGATGAAGATAAATTTTTAGCTTATAAGAAAGTTCTAGGTAAGAGGCTTAAATCAATACGTGAATCCAAAGAAATATCTTTAAATGATTTAGCATCTCTATGCAACTTAGAAAAAACAGCAATTTCAAGAATTGAAAACGGAAGAACTAATATTACTTTTAAAACTGCTTTAATTCTGTGTAAAGCTCTGGATATTAAACTAAATTATTTTTTTGATATTTAA
- a CDS encoding aromatic hydrocarbon degradation protein — MKIKIIRILSILAFTNCIYAQQTSTSAYSSIGLGESKINSDLTLSSMGGIGTSYISDFANEANFANPAANMNLRFTSFNLGVNTDYNKAKTSTESSGRSTTYLANVSIAFPIGDKSRAGLSLQPYTNMGYDMNINTQTTLNQKSVLSGRGGLNSFSGFYSYNITDELALGAKIGYVWGELKKEQENSVEGSTLISGISNKKQYGFFDYTLGAAYLKKLPSDHLLKIGATFTLGHDVSTSVHYLYSSYYYNTDGAKTSVDTIRYTRGDHDTKLPSSFSLGVAYGKEQKWSLAADFKYTNQSKLSIPEDIKNNLEYKNKYRVSLGGWILPNVNGFRSYFERVIYRYGVYYENTGIELYNNTINQYGVTAGVGVPLGKAGRQDPSLLNLGIEVGQRGTTSNGLIKENFFNFKVGFNFDDLWFRKRQYD; from the coding sequence ATGAAAATTAAAATAATCAGAATATTATCAATTCTTGCATTCACTAATTGTATTTATGCACAGCAAACTTCTACTTCTGCCTATTCATCTATAGGATTAGGAGAAAGTAAAATTAATTCAGACTTAACCCTGTCCTCAATGGGAGGAATAGGTACCTCATACATTTCTGACTTTGCTAATGAAGCCAACTTTGCAAATCCAGCTGCTAATATGAATCTTCGTTTTACCAGCTTTAATCTGGGAGTTAATACAGATTATAATAAAGCGAAAACTTCAACGGAAAGCAGTGGACGATCGACGACTTACTTAGCCAACGTTTCAATTGCATTTCCTATAGGAGATAAATCCAGAGCCGGTTTAAGTCTACAACCCTACACCAACATGGGATATGACATGAATATTAATACTCAGACTACTTTAAACCAAAAATCAGTATTAAGTGGCAGGGGAGGTTTAAATTCATTCAGCGGATTTTATTCCTATAACATTACCGATGAATTAGCATTAGGTGCTAAAATAGGTTATGTTTGGGGAGAGCTTAAAAAAGAACAGGAAAATTCGGTTGAGGGCTCGACTCTTATTTCAGGAATATCCAATAAAAAACAATATGGTTTTTTCGATTACACTTTAGGAGCTGCCTACCTTAAAAAATTACCAAGTGATCATTTGTTAAAAATCGGTGCCACTTTTACCCTTGGTCATGATGTAAGCACCAGCGTTCACTATTTATATTCCAGTTACTACTACAACACTGACGGAGCTAAAACTTCCGTGGATACAATTCGATACACGCGAGGTGATCATGATACCAAGCTTCCTTCTTCTTTTTCATTAGGAGTTGCCTACGGGAAAGAGCAGAAATGGTCATTGGCAGCTGATTTCAAATATACTAATCAATCCAAGCTATCCATTCCTGAAGACATAAAAAATAACTTAGAATATAAAAATAAATACCGGGTTTCCTTAGGTGGCTGGATTTTACCTAATGTTAATGGTTTTAGGTCTTATTTTGAAAGAGTTATTTACAGATATGGTGTTTATTATGAAAATACCGGTATAGAGTTGTATAACAACACCATTAATCAGTATGGAGTTACAGCCGGTGTAGGTGTTCCATTAGGAAAAGCCGGAAGACAGGATCCTTCTTTATTAAACCTGGGAATAGAAGTAGGACAACGCGGGACTACATCTAATGGATTAATCAAAGAGAACTTTTTTAACTTTAAAGTAGGATTCAACTTTGATGATCTTTGGTTTAGAAAAAGACAGTATGATTAA
- the lptC gene encoding LPS export ABC transporter periplasmic protein LptC: protein MRIRLFSAFNLLLAGVFYIVSVSCSDDSTNKLGKKSTNFVSRKIFNAKLILSDSVYTTITLRAPEIEEYEYSETPYTLFPKGVDMDFHEKDKKQPGHLKADYAKIIEKTGWYEARNNVVIINSDNDTLKTNVLFWDKNNRKIFTHDTVRIYRGDGVTTNISTQGIEASEDFKNFKLKNNSGTLPYNNDMKQ from the coding sequence ATGAGAATCAGGTTGTTTTCTGCTTTTAATTTATTGCTTGCTGGCGTATTTTATATAGTTTCAGTATCCTGTTCCGATGATTCAACTAATAAACTGGGAAAAAAAAGCACTAATTTTGTCTCCCGTAAAATATTCAATGCGAAACTCATACTTTCGGATTCCGTTTATACGACCATCACGTTAAGGGCTCCGGAAATTGAGGAGTACGAATATTCTGAAACCCCATATACTCTTTTTCCTAAAGGAGTTGATATGGATTTTCACGAAAAAGATAAAAAGCAACCCGGTCATTTAAAAGCAGATTATGCTAAAATTATTGAAAAAACCGGTTGGTATGAAGCCAGAAACAATGTGGTAATTATTAACTCAGATAATGACACTTTAAAAACAAATGTTTTGTTTTGGGACAAAAACAACAGGAAAATATTTACTCACGATACGGTACGCATATATCGAGGTGATGGAGTTACTACTAATATTTCAACCCAAGGGATAGAAGCTTCTGAAGACTTTAAAAATTTTAAGCTTAAAAACAATTCAGGAACGCTCCCATACAATAATGATATGAAACAATAA
- a CDS encoding hemolysin family protein, with the protein MTIIIISTFCVFFFSGMKEAFLNSNRMLLELERKKNFWLSKLNVYLGDHPKRYLATLTAGYIISIVFLGYFSILHLGQGFLLINNSEYISLLLTLFLIFSFLLILIFVSRVIFTAYSDTLLKILSPPAFLFYIILSPLTLLLSRFLTFFLMTTEEKNSDTETPLVIKEELSCFIDEKIENSSDKAHIDAEVHFFKNALKFSDLQARDCMIHRKEIIAVNVEEEIETLTQAFNESGFSKILIFRNVIDNVIGYVHIFDLFKMPKSIKHILLPIEIVHETSSVQEIMNRMLKKSRTIAVVLDEYGGTSGLITLEDIVEELFGNIEDEHDKSDCTDNQIDSHHFCFSAKLSIEYLNQKYNLNLPESNEYSSLGGFLISLTRNIPLQGSEIQFENKTFSITQVSNSKIEEVYLSLNAN; encoded by the coding sequence ATGACTATCATTATAATATCCACCTTTTGTGTTTTCTTTTTTTCCGGTATGAAAGAGGCTTTTCTTAATTCCAACAGGATGCTTCTTGAATTAGAAAGAAAAAAAAATTTCTGGTTATCTAAGTTAAACGTTTACCTGGGCGATCATCCCAAACGTTATTTAGCAACACTTACAGCAGGATACATCATTTCTATAGTATTTTTAGGATATTTCTCTATTCTTCATTTGGGACAGGGATTTTTATTGATTAATAATTCTGAATATATTTCCCTTTTATTGACATTATTTTTAATTTTCAGCTTTTTATTAATACTTATTTTCGTTTCAAGAGTTATTTTCACTGCTTATTCTGATACACTTCTAAAAATTTTATCTCCTCCAGCTTTTCTGTTTTACATAATTTTATCTCCATTAACGTTACTCTTATCCAGATTTCTGACTTTCTTCCTGATGACAACTGAGGAAAAAAACTCTGATACAGAAACTCCACTGGTTATAAAAGAAGAATTATCGTGTTTTATTGATGAAAAAATTGAAAATTCTTCTGATAAAGCTCACATCGATGCAGAAGTTCATTTTTTCAAAAATGCTTTAAAATTTTCAGATTTACAGGCCAGGGATTGTATGATTCACAGAAAAGAAATTATTGCCGTAAATGTGGAAGAAGAAATTGAAACACTAACTCAAGCATTTAATGAAAGTGGTTTTTCTAAAATTCTTATTTTCAGAAATGTGATAGACAATGTTATTGGATATGTTCATATATTTGATTTGTTTAAAATGCCTAAAAGCATCAAACACATACTATTGCCGATTGAAATTGTACATGAAACATCTTCTGTGCAGGAAATTATGAACCGTATGTTAAAAAAAAGCCGGACTATAGCGGTTGTTCTTGATGAATATGGAGGAACTTCGGGGCTTATAACTCTGGAAGATATTGTAGAGGAACTTTTCGGAAATATTGAAGATGAGCATGACAAATCAGATTGCACAGATAATCAAATTGATTCTCACCATTTTTGTTTTTCTGCCAAACTATCTATTGAGTATCTTAATCAAAAATATAATCTGAATTTACCGGAAAGTAACGAATATTCATCGTTGGGTGGTTTTCTTATCAGCTTAACAAGAAATATTCCGTTACAAGGAAGTGAAATTCAATTCGAAAATAAAACTTTCTCAATAACACAAGTTTCCAATTCTAAAATAGAAGAAGTATATTTATCTCTTAATGCGAATTAA
- a CDS encoding uracil-DNA glycosylase: MDIKIEPSWKKILASEFEKPYFTSLIEFVKNEYNTYTCFPKGKDIFKAFDLTPFNRVKVVILGQDPYHGVGQAMGLCFSVPEGIAFPPSLRNIMSELKTDLEIDLKSGNLTSWAEQGVFLLNATLTVRAHEAGSHQKKGWETFTDSVIEKISDEKENIVFVLWGSYAQQKINLIDTNKHFIIKSVHPSPLSAHRGFFGSKPFSQTNQLLEAKKITPIHW; encoded by the coding sequence ATGGATATAAAAATAGAACCTTCATGGAAAAAAATTCTGGCTTCCGAATTTGAAAAACCGTATTTTACTTCATTAATTGAATTTGTTAAAAATGAATATAATACTTATACCTGCTTTCCTAAAGGTAAAGATATTTTTAAAGCTTTTGACCTTACCCCTTTCAATCGGGTAAAAGTTGTTATATTAGGACAGGATCCCTATCATGGCGTAGGTCAGGCGATGGGCTTATGCTTTTCGGTTCCAGAAGGAATTGCTTTTCCACCTTCATTAAGAAATATAATGTCCGAATTAAAAACTGATTTAGAAATTGATTTAAAATCAGGGAATTTAACTTCCTGGGCAGAACAAGGGGTTTTTTTACTAAATGCTACTTTAACGGTCAGGGCGCATGAAGCAGGCTCTCATCAAAAAAAGGGCTGGGAAACTTTTACGGATTCAGTCATTGAAAAGATTTCAGATGAAAAAGAAAATATTGTATTTGTACTGTGGGGAAGTTACGCTCAGCAGAAAATAAATCTTATAGATACAAATAAGCACTTTATAATAAAATCGGTACATCCGTCTCCATTATCTGCACACAGAGGCTTTTTTGGCTCTAAACCTTTCAGTCAGACTAATCAGTTATTGGAGGCTAAAAAAATAACCCCTATTCACTGGTAG
- a CDS encoding RecQ family ATP-dependent DNA helicase, whose protein sequence is MPNKILQLYWGYQNFRDPQKEIIVSILEGNDTIALLPTGAGKSICYQVPALMGQGTCIVVSPLLALIKDQVFQLKKRKVPAAYISSDQTAEQQTASFTSLRNGELKLLYVSPERLLNRTFLEIVKDIEISFLAVDEAHCISEWGNDFRPSYQQIEDFRKYIGYQTPCMALTATATEKVLGEIIKKLNLKDVQLYKKSYERKNLALQIVNTQDKIGQIERVLKKYRGSGIIYCRTRNETRNLSQLLKSKGFDVDFFHAGLPAHEKVKKQKEWTSSDSKVLISTNAFGMGIDKENVRLVIHLSPPYSLENYYQEVGRAGRDGNLSFAFLFWSESEFSDISSVLTSSIPTRADYNKIVRYLYSFYGIAPNELPENIFDFDLQEFQKRTELSQSKIISVLEYLNNSGVLQWKYDTSDSLIQLKFPVERLDYHSFGKDSFLMEKIARIITGVFSYQVKINEKKLSETLGISYEHLHSTFIKYNLTGDISYVDGNRQKIYFLIPRSDTLILEDYWNKFRQIQENKLYKFRELEFFIQNKKHCRMRLILGYFGERAKHDCGKCDVCIQKNKPKLSLNELLNFICIEPRTREDIYTEFDSNSVAEIHEYLQELLSEDRIKLLNFNTYSIN, encoded by the coding sequence ATGCCAAATAAAATATTACAATTATATTGGGGATATCAGAATTTTAGAGATCCACAAAAAGAAATTATTGTAAGTATTTTGGAAGGCAATGATACCATAGCTCTTTTACCGACCGGGGCGGGGAAATCAATTTGTTACCAGGTTCCGGCGCTGATGGGACAAGGAACCTGTATAGTAGTTTCTCCTTTATTGGCACTTATTAAAGATCAGGTATTTCAATTAAAAAAAAGAAAAGTTCCTGCCGCCTACATTTCTTCAGATCAGACGGCTGAACAACAGACAGCTTCATTCACAAGCTTAAGGAATGGAGAATTAAAATTATTATATGTATCACCCGAAAGACTGCTAAACCGTACTTTTCTTGAGATAGTTAAGGATATTGAAATTTCTTTTTTGGCAGTTGATGAGGCCCATTGTATTTCGGAATGGGGAAATGATTTTAGACCCTCTTATCAGCAAATTGAAGATTTTAGAAAATATATTGGTTATCAGACACCTTGCATGGCATTAACTGCCACTGCTACTGAAAAGGTTTTAGGGGAAATTATTAAAAAGTTGAATCTTAAAGATGTACAGCTTTATAAAAAGTCATACGAAAGAAAAAATCTGGCTTTGCAAATAGTTAATACTCAGGATAAAATTGGCCAGATTGAAAGGGTATTAAAAAAATATAGAGGCTCAGGAATTATTTATTGCAGAACGCGTAATGAAACCAGAAATTTATCTCAGCTTTTGAAAAGCAAAGGTTTTGATGTAGATTTTTTTCATGCTGGATTACCTGCTCACGAGAAAGTGAAAAAACAAAAAGAATGGACGAGCAGTGATTCAAAAGTATTAATATCAACTAATGCTTTCGGAATGGGAATTGATAAAGAAAATGTAAGACTAGTTATCCATCTTTCTCCTCCTTATTCATTAGAAAATTACTACCAGGAAGTGGGTAGAGCAGGTAGAGATGGAAATTTATCTTTTGCTTTCCTGTTTTGGTCAGAAAGTGAATTTTCCGATATTTCATCGGTTTTAACTTCTTCAATACCTACACGTGCAGATTATAATAAGATTGTCCGTTACCTGTATTCCTTTTACGGTATAGCTCCTAACGAATTGCCTGAAAATATTTTTGATTTTGATTTACAGGAATTTCAGAAAAGAACAGAGCTTTCTCAAAGTAAAATTATTTCCGTCTTGGAATATTTAAATAATTCTGGAGTTTTGCAGTGGAAGTATGATACATCCGATAGTTTAATTCAGTTGAAATTTCCTGTTGAAAGATTAGATTACCATTCATTTGGCAAAGATTCATTTCTTATGGAAAAAATTGCCAGAATTATCACCGGTGTTTTTTCATATCAGGTTAAAATTAATGAAAAAAAATTATCTGAAACACTAGGGATTTCTTACGAGCATCTTCACAGTACCTTTATAAAATACAATTTAACGGGAGATATTAGTTATGTAGATGGAAACAGGCAAAAAATATATTTCCTCATACCCAGAAGTGATACACTTATTTTAGAGGATTATTGGAATAAATTCCGCCAGATTCAGGAAAATAAGCTATATAAGTTTAGGGAACTTGAGTTTTTTATTCAGAATAAAAAACATTGCAGAATGAGGCTCATATTAGGATATTTCGGAGAAAGGGCTAAACATGATTGTGGTAAATGTGATGTTTGCATACAAAAAAACAAACCCAAATTATCTTTGAATGAACTCTTAAATTTTATATGTATTGAGCCAAGGACCCGAGAAGATATATATACAGAATTTGATTCCAATTCGGTAGCCGAGATTCATGAGTACTTGCAGGAACTACTATCAGAAGATAGGATTAAGTTATTAAATTTCAATACATATTCTATAAATTGA
- a CDS encoding efflux RND transporter periplasmic adaptor subunit gives MKNKALKITLLIIFLLLLIYSLWYVIKTNTQENAEYTTETPVITTIEQKAIATGKINPKEKIDIKPNISGIIKEVFVKEGDEIKVGELIATIRVVPVVASVNTAMQSINSAKIQLNNQQRIFNRQKLLYSQGVISQQEYESSETEYKMAQQTLKQAQQEYEIARTGIAPGLEDLASIQIRSTANGIALEVPVEVGDQVIEANTFNAGTTIASVADTSKMIFEGKVDESDAGKMTEGMPLKIVIGALRDKSIDGKLSFISPQGKEENGAVKYEIKADILKPENVTIRAGYSANAEVILNERKNILAVREALIQYENDKPFVEILQPNNKFKKVFIKLGLSDGLFVEVQGINKTDKIKIWNPSESDTDKNNNNQQE, from the coding sequence ATGAAAAATAAAGCTCTTAAGATTACTTTGCTAATTATTTTTTTGCTACTTTTAATCTACAGCCTATGGTATGTCATCAAAACCAATACCCAGGAAAATGCGGAGTATACAACTGAGACGCCAGTAATAACGACTATTGAGCAAAAAGCGATAGCTACCGGAAAAATAAATCCAAAAGAAAAAATTGATATAAAACCCAATATCTCCGGAATTATAAAAGAAGTATTTGTCAAAGAGGGTGATGAAATAAAAGTAGGAGAACTTATAGCCACTATAAGGGTAGTTCCTGTGGTAGCATCCGTCAATACGGCAATGCAATCAATTAATTCAGCTAAAATTCAGCTAAATAACCAACAAAGAATTTTTAACCGTCAAAAATTACTTTATAGTCAGGGAGTTATTTCTCAACAGGAATATGAAAGTTCGGAAACCGAGTATAAAATGGCTCAACAAACTTTAAAACAAGCCCAACAGGAATATGAAATAGCCAGAACCGGTATTGCACCCGGACTTGAAGATCTAGCCAGTATTCAAATTCGTTCCACAGCTAATGGTATTGCTCTGGAAGTACCTGTAGAAGTAGGAGACCAGGTAATTGAGGCTAATACTTTTAACGCAGGAACCACTATTGCGTCAGTAGCAGATACAAGTAAAATGATTTTTGAGGGAAAAGTTGATGAATCTGATGCTGGAAAAATGACAGAAGGAATGCCATTAAAAATTGTAATAGGCGCATTACGGGATAAAAGTATTGATGGTAAACTTTCTTTTATTTCTCCACAAGGAAAAGAAGAAAACGGGGCTGTTAAGTATGAAATCAAAGCCGATATTTTAAAACCTGAAAATGTTACCATCAGAGCAGGCTATAGCGCTAATGCTGAAGTAATATTAAATGAAAGAAAAAATATACTTGCTGTAAGAGAAGCTCTTATACAGTATGAAAATGATAAACCGTTTGTTGAAATTTTACAGCCTAATAATAAATTTAAAAAAGTTTTTATAAAACTTGGCCTTTCAGACGGTCTTTTTGTTGAGGTTCAGGGCATCAACAAAACCGATAAGATTAAAATATGGAATCCTAGCGAATCAGATACGGATAAAAACAATAATAATCAGCAAGAGTAA